A DNA window from Streptomyces parvus contains the following coding sequences:
- the map gene encoding type I methionyl aminopeptidase, translated as MVQIKTPEQIAKMREAGLVVAAIHAATREAAVPGATTHDLDQVARKVIADHGAKSNFLGYGGFPATICTSVNEVVVHGIPDEKTVLKDGDIISIDAGAIVDGWHGDAAYTAFVGTGHAPELVELSRVTEESMWAGIAAMKVNNRLVDISRAIETYIRRQPRPATGKYGIIEDFGGHGIGTEMHMDPHLLNYVSRKRGKGIKLVPGVCLAIEPMVSLGTARTETLADDWTVITTDGTWSSHWEHSIALTEQGPLVLTAPDCGRAKLAQYGIEAAPDPLG; from the coding sequence ATGGTGCAGATCAAGACCCCCGAGCAGATCGCGAAGATGCGCGAGGCGGGCCTGGTGGTCGCTGCCATTCACGCCGCCACCCGTGAGGCGGCCGTCCCCGGGGCCACCACGCACGACCTGGACCAGGTCGCCCGCAAGGTGATCGCCGACCACGGCGCGAAGTCGAACTTCCTCGGGTACGGCGGGTTCCCCGCGACCATCTGCACCTCGGTCAACGAGGTCGTCGTCCACGGCATCCCGGACGAGAAGACGGTCCTGAAGGACGGCGACATCATCTCGATCGACGCCGGCGCGATCGTGGACGGCTGGCACGGTGACGCGGCGTACACCGCCTTCGTGGGAACCGGTCACGCTCCGGAGCTGGTCGAGCTTTCCCGGGTGACCGAGGAGTCGATGTGGGCCGGGATCGCCGCGATGAAGGTGAACAACCGGCTCGTCGACATCTCCCGGGCCATCGAGACCTACATCCGCCGCCAGCCCCGCCCGGCGACGGGGAAGTACGGGATCATCGAGGACTTCGGCGGCCACGGCATCGGCACCGAGATGCACATGGACCCCCATCTGCTGAACTACGTCTCCCGCAAGCGCGGCAAGGGCATCAAGCTGGTCCCCGGCGTCTGCCTGGCGATCGAGCCCATGGTCTCGCTGGGCACGGCGCGGACGGAGACCCTCGCCGACGACTGGACGGTCATCACGACGGACGGCACCTGGTCCTCGCACTGGGAGCACTCCATCGCGCTGACCGAGCAGGGCCCGCTGGTCCTGACCGCCCCGGACTGCGGCAGGGCGAAGCTCGCGCAGTACGGCATCGAGGCCGCTCCCGACCCGCTCGGGTGA
- a CDS encoding ABC-F family ATP-binding cassette domain-containing protein encodes MGHLEAGHLEYYLPDGRVLLGDASFRVADGAVVALVGANGAGKTTLLRLLAGELQPHGGTVSVSGGLGVMPQFVGSVRDERTVRDLLVSVAQPRIREAAKAVDAAEERILTVDDEAAQMAYAQALSDWAEARGYEAETVWDMCTMAALGVPYEKAQWREVRTLSGGEQKRLVLEALLRGPDEVLLLDEPDNYLDVPGKRWLEEKLKETRKTVLFVSHDRELLSRAAEKIVSVEPSPAGSDVWVHGGGFATYHDARKERFARFEELLRRWQEEHARLKALVLRMRQQAANSPDMANRYHAMQTRFKKFEEAGPPPEPPREQDIKMRLRGGRTGVRAVTCKGLELTGLMKPFDLEIFYGERVAVLGSNGSGKSHFLRLLAGEPVAHTGEWKLGARVVPGHFAQTHAHPELLGKTLVEILWSEHAKDRGGAMGVLRRYELERQGDQAFEKLSGGQQARFQILLLELAGTTALLLDEPTDNLDLESAEALQDGLEVYDGTVMAVTHDRWFAKSFDRYLVFGSDGVVRETAEPVWDERRVERKR; translated from the coding sequence ATGGGACATCTCGAAGCGGGCCACCTTGAGTACTACCTTCCGGACGGGCGGGTGCTGCTCGGCGACGCCTCGTTTCGGGTGGCCGACGGAGCCGTCGTCGCGCTCGTCGGGGCGAACGGGGCGGGCAAGACGACCTTGCTGCGGCTGCTCGCCGGTGAGCTCCAGCCGCACGGCGGCACGGTGTCGGTGAGCGGCGGGCTCGGGGTGATGCCGCAGTTCGTGGGGTCGGTGCGGGACGAGCGGACCGTACGGGACCTGCTGGTGTCCGTGGCCCAGCCCCGGATCAGGGAGGCCGCGAAGGCCGTCGACGCGGCCGAGGAACGCATCCTCACCGTCGACGACGAGGCCGCGCAGATGGCGTACGCGCAGGCGCTGAGCGACTGGGCGGAGGCGCGCGGGTACGAGGCCGAGACGGTCTGGGACATGTGCACGATGGCCGCGCTGGGCGTCCCGTACGAGAAGGCGCAGTGGCGCGAGGTGCGCACGCTCAGCGGCGGCGAGCAGAAGCGCCTGGTCCTGGAGGCGCTGTTGCGCGGGCCCGACGAGGTCCTGCTGCTGGACGAGCCGGACAACTACCTGGACGTGCCGGGGAAGCGGTGGCTGGAGGAGAAGCTGAAGGAGACCCGTAAGACGGTCCTCTTCGTCTCCCACGACCGGGAGTTGCTGTCCCGGGCCGCCGAGAAGATCGTCAGCGTCGAGCCGAGTCCGGCGGGCAGCGACGTGTGGGTGCACGGCGGGGGGTTCGCCACCTACCACGACGCGCGCAAGGAGCGGTTCGCGCGCTTCGAGGAGCTGCTGCGGCGCTGGCAGGAGGAGCACGCCCGGCTGAAGGCGCTCGTCCTGCGGATGCGGCAGCAGGCGGCGAACAGCCCCGACATGGCGAACCGCTACCACGCGATGCAGACCCGCTTCAAGAAGTTCGAGGAGGCCGGGCCGCCGCCGGAGCCGCCGCGCGAGCAGGACATCAAGATGCGGCTGCGCGGCGGCCGGACCGGGGTGCGGGCGGTGACCTGCAAGGGCCTGGAGCTGACCGGGCTGATGAAGCCGTTCGACCTGGAGATCTTCTACGGGGAGCGTGTGGCGGTCCTCGGCTCCAACGGGTCCGGCAAGTCGCACTTCCTGCGGCTGCTGGCGGGGGAGCCGGTGGCGCACACGGGGGAGTGGAAGCTGGGGGCGCGGGTCGTACCCGGGCACTTCGCGCAGACGCACGCGCATCCGGAGCTGCTGGGGAAGACGCTGGTCGAGATCCTCTGGTCCGAGCACGCCAAGGACCGGGGCGGGGCGATGGGGGTGCTGCGGCGGTACGAGCTGGAGCGGCAGGGGGACCAGGCGTTCGAGAAGCTGTCCGGCGGGCAGCAGGCGCGGTTCCAGATCCTGCTGCTGGAGCTGGCGGGCACGACGGCGCTGCTGCTGGACGAGCCGACGGACAACCTGGACCTGGAGTCGGCGGAGGCGCTGCAGGACGGGCTGGAGGTGTACGACGGGACGGTGATGGCCGTGACGCACGACCGGTGGTTCGCGAAGTCGTTCGACCGGTATCTGGTGTTCGGGTCGGACGGGGTCGTCCGGGAGACGGCGGAGCCGGTGTGGGACGAGCGGAGGGTCGAGCGGAAGCGGTGA
- the glmM gene encoding phosphoglucosamine mutase — MGRLFGTDGVRGVANADLTAELALGLSVAAAHVLAEAGTFAGHRPTAVVGRDPRASGEFLEAAVVAGLASAGVDVLRVGVLPTPAVAHLTGVLDADLGVMLSASHNAMPDNGIKFFARGGHKLADELEDRIEKVYEQHRTGEPWDRPTGAGVGRVSDYAEGFDRYVAHLVGVLPNRLDGLKVVLDEAHGAAARVSPAAFARAGAEVVTIGADPDGLNINDGCGSTHLELLRAAVVEHGADLGIAHDGDADRCLAVDAAGEEVDGDQILAVLALAMREAGQLRKDTVVGTVMSNLGFKLAMEREGIRLVQTAVGDRYVLESMKAEGFALGGEQSGHVIALDHATTGDGTLTGLMLAARVAATGRSLAELAGVMQRLPQVLINVPDVDKTRVNTSPELAAAIAEAEAELGESGRVLLRQSGTEPLVRVMVEAADIEQARAVAGRLADVVKSALG, encoded by the coding sequence GTGGGACGACTCTTCGGTACGGACGGAGTACGAGGTGTCGCCAATGCCGACCTGACGGCCGAGCTGGCGCTCGGTCTCTCGGTCGCGGCGGCGCACGTACTCGCCGAGGCAGGCACCTTCGCGGGCCATCGCCCGACCGCCGTGGTGGGACGTGACCCGCGGGCATCCGGAGAGTTCCTGGAGGCCGCCGTCGTGGCGGGCCTGGCCAGCGCCGGGGTGGACGTGCTGCGTGTCGGCGTGCTGCCGACGCCCGCGGTCGCCCACCTCACCGGCGTGCTCGACGCCGACCTCGGAGTGATGCTCTCCGCCAGCCACAACGCGATGCCCGACAACGGCATCAAGTTCTTCGCCCGCGGCGGCCACAAGCTCGCCGACGAGCTGGAGGACCGGATCGAGAAGGTCTACGAGCAGCACCGCACCGGTGAGCCGTGGGACCGCCCGACCGGCGCAGGCGTCGGCCGGGTCAGCGATTACGCGGAGGGCTTCGACCGGTACGTCGCCCACCTCGTCGGTGTCCTCCCCAACCGGCTCGACGGCCTGAAGGTCGTCCTGGACGAGGCGCACGGCGCCGCCGCCCGGGTCTCCCCCGCCGCGTTCGCACGGGCCGGAGCCGAGGTCGTCACCATCGGGGCCGACCCGGACGGCCTCAACATCAACGACGGCTGCGGCTCCACCCATCTGGAGCTGCTGCGTGCCGCCGTCGTCGAGCACGGGGCCGACCTCGGCATCGCGCACGACGGCGACGCCGACCGCTGCCTGGCCGTGGACGCGGCGGGCGAGGAGGTCGACGGCGACCAGATCCTCGCCGTGCTGGCCCTCGCCATGCGGGAGGCCGGGCAGCTGCGCAAGGACACCGTGGTCGGCACGGTCATGTCGAACCTCGGCTTCAAACTGGCCATGGAGCGCGAGGGCATCCGGCTCGTCCAGACGGCGGTCGGCGACCGGTACGTCCTGGAGTCGATGAAGGCCGAGGGCTTCGCTCTGGGCGGCGAGCAGTCCGGGCACGTCATCGCCCTGGACCACGCCACGACCGGCGACGGCACACTGACCGGCCTGATGCTGGCCGCCCGCGTCGCCGCCACCGGCCGGAGCCTCGCCGAGCTGGCCGGGGTCATGCAGCGTCTGCCCCAGGTCCTCATCAACGTCCCCGACGTCGACAAGACCCGGGTGAACACCTCGCCCGAGCTGGCGGCGGCGATCGCCGAGGCGGAGGCCGAGCTCGGCGAGAGCGGGCGCGTGCTGCTGCGCCAGTCGGGTACGGAGCCGCTGGTGCGGGTCATGGTCGAGGCCGCCGACATCGAGCAGGCGCGCGCCGTCGCCGGCCGGCTGGCGGATGTGGTGAAGTCCGCGCTTGGGTGA
- a CDS encoding DNA-directed RNA polymerase subunit alpha, with product MLIAQRPSLTEEVVDEFRSRFVIEPLEPGFGYTLGNSLRRTLLSSIPGAAVTSIRIDGVLHEFTTVPGVKEDVTDLILNIKQLVVSSEHDEPVVMYLRKQGPGLVTAADIAPPAGVEVHNPDLVLATLNGKGKLEMELTVERGRGYVSAVQNKQVGQEIGRIPVDSIYSPVLKVTYKVEATRVEQRTDFDKLIVDVETKQAMRPRDAMASAGKTLVELFGLARELNIDAEGIDMGPSPTDAALAADLALPIEELELTVRSYNCLKREGIHSVGELVARSEADLLDIRNFGAKSIDEVKAKLAGMGLALKDSPPGFDPTAAADAFGADDDADAGFVETEQY from the coding sequence ATGCTTATCGCTCAGCGTCCGTCGCTGACCGAAGAGGTCGTCGACGAGTTCCGCTCCAGGTTCGTGATCGAGCCGCTGGAGCCGGGCTTCGGTTACACCCTCGGCAACTCCCTCCGCCGCACGCTCCTCTCCTCGATCCCCGGTGCCGCTGTCACCAGCATCCGGATCGACGGTGTCCTGCACGAGTTCACCACCGTGCCGGGCGTCAAGGAGGACGTCACCGACCTCATCCTCAACATCAAGCAGCTGGTCGTCTCCTCGGAGCACGACGAGCCGGTCGTGATGTACCTGCGCAAGCAGGGCCCGGGTCTGGTCACCGCCGCCGACATCGCGCCCCCGGCCGGTGTCGAGGTGCACAACCCCGACCTCGTTCTCGCCACGCTCAACGGCAAGGGCAAGCTGGAGATGGAGCTGACCGTCGAGCGCGGTCGCGGCTACGTCTCCGCCGTCCAGAACAAGCAGGTCGGCCAGGAGATCGGCCGTATCCCGGTCGACTCCATCTACTCGCCGGTGCTCAAGGTCACGTACAAGGTCGAGGCGACCCGTGTCGAGCAGCGCACCGACTTCGACAAGCTGATCGTCGACGTCGAGACCAAGCAGGCCATGCGTCCCCGTGACGCCATGGCGTCGGCCGGCAAGACCCTGGTCGAGCTGTTCGGTCTGGCGCGCGAGCTCAACATCGACGCCGAGGGCATCGACATGGGCCCGTCCCCGACGGACGCCGCTCTCGCCGCCGATCTGGCTCTGCCGATCGAGGAGCTGGAGCTCACGGTCCGTTCGTACAACTGCCTCAAGCGCGAGGGCATCCACTCCGTGGGTGAGCTCGTGGCCCGTTCCGAGGCGGACCTGCTCGACATCCGCAACTTCGGTGCGAAGTCGATCGACGAGGTCAAGGCGAAGCTGGCCGGTATGGGCCTCGCGCTGAAGGACTCGCCTCCCGGCTTCGACCCGACCGCCGCCGCCGACGCCTTCGGCGCCGACGACGACGCGGACGCCGGTTTCGTGGAGACCGAGCAGTACTGA
- the rpsI gene encoding 30S ribosomal protein S9 gives MAETTVENPVEGTEGEETFAEVTTFESEVPVEGEYTSESLAGRFGDPQPAAGLGRRKNAIARVRIVPGTGKWKINGRTLEDYFPNKVHQQEVNEPFKVLELDGRYDVIARISGGGVSGQAGALRLGVARALNEADVDNNRATLKKAGFLSRDDRAVERKKAGLKKARKAPQYSKR, from the coding sequence GTGGCCGAGACCACTGTTGAGAACCCCGTCGAGGGCACCGAGGGCGAGGAGACCTTCGCCGAGGTGACCACCTTCGAGTCCGAGGTTCCCGTCGAGGGCGAGTACACCAGCGAGTCCCTCGCGGGCCGCTTCGGTGACCCGCAGCCCGCCGCCGGCCTGGGCCGTCGTAAGAACGCCATCGCCCGCGTCCGGATCGTTCCGGGCACCGGCAAGTGGAAGATCAACGGTCGCACCCTTGAGGACTACTTCCCCAACAAGGTGCACCAGCAGGAAGTCAACGAGCCCTTCAAGGTGCTCGAGCTCGACGGCCGCTACGACGTCATCGCCCGCATCTCGGGTGGCGGCGTCTCCGGTCAGGCCGGCGCCCTGCGCCTCGGCGTGGCCCGCGCGCTGAACGAGGCGGACGTGGACAACAACCGCGCCACGCTGAAGAAGGCCGGCTTCCTCTCCCGCGACGACCGTGCGGTCGAGCGCAAGAAGGCCGGTCTCAAGAAGGCCCGTAAGGCCCCGCAGTACAGCAAGCGCTAA
- the rpsM gene encoding 30S ribosomal protein S13 translates to MARVSGVDIPREKRVEVALTYVFGIGRTRSKEILAATGVNPNTRVRDLAEEDLVKIREHVDANLRTEGDLRREVQANIRRKVEIGCYQGIRHRRGLPVHGQRTSTNARTRKGPRRAIAGKKKPGKK, encoded by the coding sequence ATGGCACGCGTTTCAGGTGTTGACATCCCGCGCGAAAAGCGCGTGGAGGTTGCCCTCACCTACGTCTTCGGTATCGGGCGCACCCGGTCCAAGGAGATCCTCGCCGCGACCGGCGTGAACCCGAACACCCGCGTTCGCGACCTGGCCGAGGAAGACCTCGTCAAGATCCGCGAGCACGTGGACGCCAACCTCCGCACCGAGGGTGACCTCCGCCGCGAGGTCCAGGCGAACATCCGCCGCAAGGTCGAGATCGGCTGCTACCAGGGCATCCGCCACCGTCGTGGCCTGCCCGTCCACGGTCAGCGCACCAGCACGAACGCGCGTACCCGCAAGGGCCCGCGTCGCGCCATCGCCGGTAAGAAGAAGCCGGGCAAGAAGTAG
- a CDS encoding DUF389 domain-containing protein, with protein sequence MLHLRLIVPADTTDEVVALLGSTVGTAHLVVLPSAARSPAGDVVMCDVAREAGDELIGALRRLGIDRTGAISLENLDLTLSEHADKAEHEAPGDSADAVLWEELTEATHEESTFSVTYVSFLALATMLAACGVMLDNAVLIVGAMAVGPEFGPLAGISTAIVQRAPRLVARSLVALIGGFALAVIVTAGFAWLMDAFGLFTHDMIDKPRPNTGFIWHPDWMSFVVAFLAGIAGTLSLTSAKSGALIGVAISVTTVPAAANAAVAFSYSDYQQTVGSGQQLLANLGGIVLAGTLTLLLQKGLWKIRRMRKPSASVPGASVRS encoded by the coding sequence GTGCTGCACCTGCGTCTGATCGTGCCCGCCGACACCACGGACGAGGTCGTCGCCCTGCTGGGCTCCACCGTCGGCACCGCCCACCTCGTGGTCCTGCCGAGCGCCGCCCGCTCCCCCGCCGGTGACGTGGTGATGTGCGACGTGGCGCGCGAGGCCGGCGACGAGCTGATCGGAGCGCTCCGCCGGCTCGGCATCGACAGGACCGGGGCGATCAGCCTCGAAAACCTCGACCTCACCCTCTCCGAGCACGCCGACAAGGCCGAGCACGAGGCCCCGGGCGACAGCGCCGACGCGGTGCTGTGGGAGGAGTTGACGGAGGCGACGCACGAGGAGTCGACCTTCTCCGTCACCTACGTCTCCTTTCTCGCCCTCGCCACCATGCTCGCCGCCTGCGGCGTGATGCTCGACAACGCGGTGCTGATCGTGGGCGCGATGGCGGTCGGCCCGGAGTTCGGGCCGCTGGCCGGGATCTCCACGGCCATCGTGCAGCGCGCCCCGCGCCTGGTCGCGCGCTCGCTGGTGGCGCTGATCGGCGGCTTCGCGCTGGCGGTGATCGTCACGGCCGGTTTCGCCTGGCTGATGGACGCGTTCGGTCTGTTCACCCACGACATGATCGACAAGCCCCGGCCGAACACCGGCTTCATCTGGCACCCGGACTGGATGTCGTTCGTCGTGGCGTTCCTGGCGGGCATCGCCGGGACCCTCTCCCTCACCTCGGCGAAGTCCGGAGCCCTGATCGGCGTGGCGATCTCCGTGACGACGGTCCCGGCCGCCGCCAACGCGGCCGTCGCGTTCAGCTACTCCGACTACCAGCAGACGGTCGGCTCGGGCCAGCAGCTCCTCGCCAACCTCGGCGGAATCGTCCTGGCCGGCACGCTGACGCTGCTGCTCCAGAAGGGCCTGTGGAAGATCCGGCGGATGCGCAAGCCTTCGGCGAGCGTTCCCGGCGCTTCCGTACGTTCCTGA
- the coaA gene encoding type I pantothenate kinase, with protein MITSPARSPQRRTEHAPTPYVDLSRDEWSALRDKTPLPLTADEVERLRGLGDVIDLDEVRDVYLPLSRLLNLYVQATSGLRGALNTFLGDAGNGHGAQRGTPFVIGVAGSVAVGKSTSARILQALLARWPEHPRVELVTTDGFLLPMKELQARGLTSRKGFPESYDRRALTRFVADIKAGKDEVTAPVYSHLIYDIVPGERLTVRRPDILIVEGLNVLQPALPGSDGRTRVGLADYFDFSVYVDARAEDIETWYLNRFRKLRATAFQDPSSYFRKYTQVSEEEALDYARTMWRTINKPNLLENVAPTRGRATLVLRKGPDHKVQKLSLRKL; from the coding sequence GTGATCACTTCGCCCGCACGGAGCCCTCAGCGTCGAACCGAGCATGCGCCGACCCCGTACGTCGACCTCTCGCGCGACGAGTGGAGCGCGCTGCGGGACAAGACGCCGCTGCCGCTGACCGCCGACGAGGTGGAGCGGCTGCGGGGGCTCGGGGACGTCATCGACCTGGACGAGGTGCGGGACGTCTATCTGCCGCTCTCCCGGCTGCTCAACCTGTACGTCCAGGCCACGTCCGGGCTGCGCGGCGCGCTGAACACCTTCCTCGGGGACGCCGGGAACGGGCACGGGGCGCAACGCGGGACCCCGTTCGTCATAGGGGTCGCGGGCAGTGTCGCCGTCGGCAAGTCCACCAGCGCCCGTATCCTCCAGGCGCTCCTGGCCCGCTGGCCCGAGCACCCGAGGGTCGAGCTGGTCACCACGGACGGGTTCCTGCTGCCGATGAAGGAGCTCCAGGCACGCGGGCTGACCTCGCGCAAAGGGTTCCCGGAGTCCTACGACCGGCGGGCGCTGACCCGGTTCGTCGCGGACATCAAGGCCGGCAAGGACGAGGTGACCGCACCCGTCTACTCGCACCTGATCTACGACATCGTCCCCGGCGAGCGGCTCACCGTGCGCCGCCCCGACATCCTCATCGTCGAGGGCCTCAACGTCCTCCAGCCCGCCCTGCCCGGCAGCGACGGCCGGACCAGGGTCGGGCTCGCCGACTACTTCGACTTCAGCGTGTACGTGGACGCGCGCGCCGAGGACATCGAGACCTGGTACCTGAACCGCTTCCGCAAGCTGCGCGCCACGGCGTTCCAGGACCCGTCCTCGTACTTCCGCAAGTACACCCAGGTCTCCGAGGAGGAGGCGCTGGACTACGCGCGCACCATGTGGCGGACCATCAACAAGCCGAATCTCCTGGAGAACGTCGCTCCGACACGCGGCCGTGCCACCCTGGTGCTCCGCAAGGGTCCGGACCACAAGGTCCAGAAGCTGTCCCTGCGCAAGCTCTGA
- the rpsK gene encoding 30S ribosomal protein S11: MPPKGRQGAAKKVRRKEKKNVAHGHAHIKSTFNNTIVSITDPSGNVISWASAGHVGFKGSRKSTPFAAQMAAESAARRAQEHGMRKVDVFVKGPGSGRETAIRSLQATGLEVGSIQDVTPTPHNGCRPPKRRRV; the protein is encoded by the coding sequence ATGCCCCCCAAGGGTCGTCAGGGCGCAGCCAAGAAGGTGCGTCGCAAGGAAAAGAAGAACGTCGCTCACGGCCACGCGCACATCAAGAGCACGTTCAACAACACCATCGTCTCGATCACGGACCCTTCGGGCAACGTGATCTCCTGGGCCTCCGCCGGCCACGTCGGCTTCAAGGGCTCGCGCAAGTCCACCCCCTTCGCCGCGCAGATGGCCGCCGAGTCGGCCGCCCGCCGCGCGCAGGAGCACGGCATGCGCAAGGTCGACGTCTTCGTCAAGGGTCCCGGCTCCGGCCGTGAGACCGCGATCCGCTCGCTCCAGGCCACCGGCCTGGAGGTCGGTTCGATCCAGGACGTCACCCCGACGCCGCACAACGGCTGCCGTCCGCCGAAGCGTCGTCGCGTCTGA
- the rpmJ gene encoding 50S ribosomal protein L36 — protein MKVKPSVKKICDKCKVIRRHGRVMVICDNLRHKQRQG, from the coding sequence ATGAAGGTCAAGCCGAGCGTCAAGAAGATCTGCGACAAGTGCAAGGTGATCCGCCGTCACGGTCGGGTCATGGTCATCTGCGACAACCTGCGCCACAAGCAGCGCCAGGGCTGA
- the rplQ gene encoding 50S ribosomal protein L17, which translates to MPRPAKGARLGGSAAHERLLLANLAKSLFEHGRITTTEAKARRLRPVAERLVTKAKKGDIHNRRLVLQTITDKSVVHTLFTEIAPRYENRPGGYTRITKIGNRRGDNAPMAVIELVEALTVAQQATGEAEAATKRAVKEDALKKDEAPAAESVEDAKPADDAESKDA; encoded by the coding sequence ATGCCGCGTCCCGCCAAGGGTGCCCGTCTGGGCGGCAGCGCCGCGCACGAGCGTCTGCTCCTCGCCAACCTGGCGAAGTCGCTGTTCGAGCACGGCCGCATCACGACGACCGAGGCCAAGGCCCGCCGCCTGCGCCCCGTCGCCGAGCGCCTCGTCACCAAGGCGAAGAAGGGCGACATCCACAACCGTCGCCTGGTGCTCCAGACGATCACGGACAAGAGCGTCGTCCACACGCTCTTCACCGAGATCGCTCCCCGGTACGAGAACCGCCCCGGTGGTTACACCCGTATCACCAAGATCGGCAACCGTCGCGGCGACAACGCCCCGATGGCGGTCATCGAGCTGGTCGAGGCGCTGACCGTGGCCCAGCAGGCCACCGGTGAGGCCGAGGCCGCCACGAAGCGTGCGGTCAAGGAAGACGCCCTCAAGAAGGACGAGGCCCCCGCGGCCGAGTCCGTCGAGGACGCCAAGCCGGCCGACGACGCGGAGTCCAAGGACGCCTGA
- the truA gene encoding tRNA pseudouridine(38-40) synthase TruA encodes MSDEAEPGFVRVRLDLSYDGRDFSGWAKQTSRRTVQGEIEDALRTVTRSAVTYDLTVAGRTDAGVHARGQVAHVDLPEAVWAEHEEKLLRRLAGRLPLDVRIWRAAPAPAGFNARFSALWRRYAYRVGDRPGGVDPLTRGHVLWHDRPLDVDAMNEAATLMVGEHDFAAYCKKREGATTIRTLQKLSWLRDPESGVLTATVQADAFCHNMVRALIGAALFVGDGRRPASWPAEVLAAKVRDPGVHVVRPHGLTLEEVAYPADDLLAARAEEARNVRTLPGAGCC; translated from the coding sequence GTGAGTGACGAGGCCGAGCCCGGTTTCGTACGGGTACGACTGGACCTGTCCTATGACGGCAGGGACTTCTCCGGCTGGGCGAAGCAGACCAGCCGGCGCACGGTGCAGGGCGAGATCGAGGACGCGCTGCGGACCGTGACCCGCTCGGCGGTGACGTACGACCTGACGGTGGCGGGCCGCACGGACGCCGGGGTGCACGCGCGCGGCCAGGTGGCCCATGTGGACCTGCCGGAGGCGGTCTGGGCGGAGCACGAGGAGAAGCTGCTGAGGCGGCTGGCGGGCCGGCTGCCGCTGGACGTACGGATCTGGCGCGCGGCCCCTGCCCCGGCAGGGTTCAACGCCCGCTTCTCCGCGCTGTGGCGGCGGTACGCCTACCGCGTCGGCGACCGGCCCGGCGGGGTCGATCCGCTGACGCGCGGTCATGTGCTGTGGCACGACCGGCCGTTGGACGTGGACGCGATGAACGAGGCGGCCACGCTGATGGTGGGGGAGCACGACTTCGCCGCGTACTGCAAGAAGCGCGAGGGTGCGACGACCATCCGTACGCTCCAGAAGCTGAGTTGGCTACGGGATCCGGAGTCCGGGGTCCTCACCGCGACCGTGCAGGCGGACGCGTTCTGCCACAACATGGTGCGGGCGCTGATCGGGGCGGCGCTGTTCGTCGGCGACGGGCGGCGGCCCGCCTCCTGGCCCGCCGAGGTGCTGGCCGCGAAGGTGCGCGACCCCGGGGTGCACGTGGTGCGCCCGCACGGGCTGACGCTGGAGGAAGTGGCCTACCCGGCGGACGACTTGCTGGCGGCGCGGGCCGAAGAGGCCCGGAACGTACGGACGTTGCCGGGGGCGGGCTGCTGTTGA
- the rplM gene encoding 50S ribosomal protein L13, whose product MRTYSPKPGDVTRQWHIIDAQDVVLGRLATTAANLLRGKHKAIYAPHMDMGDFVIIINADKVHLSGNKKTQKMAYRHSGFPGGLRSVRYDELLAKSPEKAVEKAIKGMIPKNTLGRQVLSKLKVYAGDQHPHAAQQPVPFEITQVAQ is encoded by the coding sequence GTGCGTACGTACAGCCCCAAGCCCGGCGATGTCACTCGCCAGTGGCACATCATTGACGCTCAGGACGTCGTCCTGGGCCGTCTGGCCACCACGGCTGCCAACCTCCTCCGCGGCAAGCACAAGGCGATCTACGCCCCCCACATGGACATGGGCGACTTCGTCATCATCATCAACGCCGACAAGGTGCACCTGTCCGGCAACAAGAAGACCCAGAAGATGGCGTACCGCCACTCGGGCTTCCCGGGCGGTCTCCGTTCGGTGCGCTACGACGAGCTGCTGGCGAAGAGCCCGGAGAAGGCCGTCGAGAAGGCCATCAAGGGCATGATCCCCAAGAACACCCTGGGCCGTCAGGTGCTCTCGAAGCTGAAGGTCTACGCGGGCGACCAGCACCCGCACGCTGCTCAGCAGCCGGTCCCGTTCGAGATCACCCAGGTCGCGCAGTAG
- the infA gene encoding translation initiation factor IF-1: MAKKQGAIEIEGTVIESLPNAMFKVELQNGHKVLAHISGKMRMHYIRILPDDRVVVELSPYDLTRGRIVYRYK; the protein is encoded by the coding sequence GTGGCCAAGAAGCAAGGTGCCATCGAGATTGAGGGCACCGTGATCGAGTCCCTCCCGAACGCAATGTTCAAGGTGGAGCTCCAGAACGGTCACAAGGTCCTGGCGCACATCAGCGGCAAGATGCGGATGCACTACATCCGTATCCTCCCCGATGACCGGGTTGTGGTGGAGCTCTCTCCGTACGACCTGACGCGTGGCCGGATCGTCTACCGCTACAAGTAG